In Acaryochloris marina S15, a single genomic region encodes these proteins:
- a CDS encoding Tab2/Atab2 family RNA-binding protein has product MSKVWEIDFYSRPILDEQQKKIWELLVCDSQRNFEFTKVCSGSQANARWLQESLAEALPLWRQQGNYGEQDFPERIRFFRRSMKSIIPRACEALEIPAQPSRRTFAVYQWLCEREQTVYPQHPGYQPMMAAPMVFEPTLPKPLPDALQGEGWRLVTLQLSAFADMDEWDIAFGDKIPLAQLNLPPETEIPGLLIFSERSTPLSGWMSGLELSCLKLEMDPKPQLLLETGLSDRWVIAYLNDDKLVAEIQGFEKTKQAAQQVHFVAVQSSPDSEQFAGFWLMQEMTAA; this is encoded by the coding sequence ATGAGTAAGGTTTGGGAAATCGATTTTTATTCGCGCCCTATTTTAGACGAGCAACAAAAAAAAATTTGGGAACTACTGGTTTGTGATTCTCAACGAAACTTTGAATTCACCAAAGTCTGCTCTGGTTCCCAGGCTAATGCTCGCTGGTTACAAGAATCATTAGCCGAAGCTTTACCCCTATGGCGGCAACAAGGGAATTATGGTGAGCAAGACTTTCCAGAAAGAATCCGCTTTTTTCGGCGTTCGATGAAGAGTATTATTCCGCGGGCCTGTGAAGCCTTGGAAATTCCGGCTCAGCCGAGTCGGAGAACTTTTGCCGTGTATCAGTGGCTTTGCGAACGGGAGCAGACCGTCTACCCTCAGCATCCAGGATATCAACCGATGATGGCTGCGCCCATGGTATTTGAGCCCACTTTGCCTAAGCCTTTACCGGATGCTTTACAAGGAGAGGGGTGGCGTCTAGTAACGCTTCAACTCAGTGCCTTTGCCGACATGGACGAGTGGGATATTGCTTTTGGGGATAAAATTCCTTTGGCACAGTTGAATCTACCACCAGAGACCGAAATTCCCGGACTGCTGATTTTCTCGGAACGCTCTACCCCACTTTCTGGCTGGATGTCTGGTTTAGAACTGTCCTGTCTGAAGCTGGAAATGGATCCTAAACCTCAGTTGCTTTTAGAGACAGGACTCAGCGATCGCTGGGTGATTGCCTATCTGAATGACGACAAATTAGTGGCCGAAATTCAGGGATTTGAAAAGACGAAGCAGGCGGCTCAACAGGTTCATTTTGTGGCAGTGCAATCTTCGCCTGATTCTGAGCAATTTGCTGGATTCTGGTTAATGCAAGAAATGACGGCTGCTTAA
- a CDS encoding T3SS (YopN, CesT) and YbjN peptide-binding chaperone 1, giving the protein MEFQTQAQQECHTKVAGWMDKLFEQIPWEKLDEPGFGLFMGSAWVEVRVYPWQEDSVINIRSTVVSGAKMAADLQAHLLRENAAMRFGAFSVNDAGDILFEHTIVGSTCDPNELEASVHAVLAAADNYDDQIVERWGGERALDRNP; this is encoded by the coding sequence ATGGAATTTCAAACGCAAGCTCAGCAAGAGTGCCACACCAAAGTTGCCGGTTGGATGGACAAACTCTTTGAGCAAATCCCTTGGGAGAAACTAGATGAGCCTGGTTTTGGCCTGTTTATGGGCTCAGCATGGGTGGAGGTGCGCGTTTATCCCTGGCAAGAAGATAGTGTCATCAATATTCGCTCTACCGTTGTCTCAGGTGCGAAGATGGCTGCTGATTTGCAGGCTCATCTATTGCGTGAAAACGCAGCAATGCGGTTTGGTGCTTTTTCTGTGAATGATGCAGGTGACATCCTGTTTGAGCATACGATTGTGGGTTCAACTTGTGACCCCAATGAGTTAGAAGCCTCTGTGCATGCGGTCTTGGCTGCTGCCGATAATTACGACGATCAGATTGTTGAGCGTTGGGGCGGGGAGCGGGCTTTGGACCGGAATCCTTGA
- a CDS encoding endo-1,4-beta-xylanase: MTAIDRRQFLTLTGGTAALLALGSSRPDTSRAEVPTGTDQIKLQAWTSAGKPIPAKVFNQTFFLTLEDEPMPNPPRQVNSGVLWTTPPSVPFAIVLYLAVKGFGKVALYADNQGRGYTPTDFPLNLNLACAESRIHRVRTAISTWQQQGFQCPPAITEQLQQAEAYLRQAQAAANPKAMAAFANDSLREGLWAGESAVFAHAQHQIHQRGHRPEFLFGCNFFRHPTAGAEYDRRFKQLFNFATLPFYWRSFEPEAGKPNFAQTDEMVNWLEAEGITPKGHPLVWFHGAGLPVWAKDKPYEELKDLLRQRVGEITGRYCDRIPYYDIINEAHDIDWANTLNFSAEQQREMTQLAALATSGGHPKAQRIINTCCQWAEYIARGPHQIPLQSAYQYLQTCLKTDIPFEIIGMQLYYPNQDMFEINRLLERFSQLGKPIHITELGVSSNTTRAENTPFPDPPGLWHGPWNENIQADWVEQFYTLCYSKSYIQAVTWWDLADGGFWPHGGLLRSDFSAKLAYLRLNTLQKRWLALGA; the protein is encoded by the coding sequence ATGACAGCAATCGATCGACGGCAGTTTTTAACGTTAACAGGAGGAACGGCAGCACTACTCGCCCTGGGCTCTTCGCGACCCGATACCTCTAGAGCAGAGGTCCCTACCGGTACTGATCAAATCAAGCTGCAGGCTTGGACATCTGCGGGTAAACCCATACCTGCAAAGGTCTTCAACCAAACGTTTTTCCTCACCTTAGAGGATGAACCCATGCCCAATCCTCCCCGTCAAGTGAACTCAGGTGTTCTGTGGACCACACCCCCATCTGTTCCTTTTGCGATTGTGCTTTATCTGGCGGTTAAAGGGTTTGGTAAAGTGGCCCTCTATGCCGACAACCAGGGTCGAGGATATACCCCAACAGATTTTCCTCTGAATTTAAATTTGGCCTGTGCCGAGTCGCGGATACATCGGGTGCGGACTGCGATCTCAACTTGGCAACAACAAGGCTTTCAATGTCCCCCTGCCATCACAGAGCAACTTCAGCAAGCCGAGGCTTACCTCCGACAGGCCCAAGCAGCTGCCAATCCCAAAGCAATGGCTGCCTTTGCCAATGATTCTCTACGGGAAGGGTTATGGGCAGGAGAATCTGCCGTCTTTGCCCACGCTCAGCATCAAATTCATCAGCGAGGTCATCGACCTGAGTTTCTATTTGGCTGCAATTTCTTTCGCCATCCAACCGCAGGCGCAGAGTATGATCGTCGATTCAAACAGCTATTTAACTTTGCCACCCTGCCCTTTTACTGGCGTTCCTTTGAGCCAGAAGCTGGAAAACCCAATTTTGCTCAAACCGATGAAATGGTGAATTGGTTAGAAGCAGAAGGCATTACCCCTAAAGGGCACCCCCTCGTCTGGTTCCATGGCGCTGGACTCCCCGTCTGGGCCAAAGACAAACCCTATGAGGAACTCAAAGATTTGCTGCGTCAGCGCGTGGGGGAGATTACGGGACGATATTGCGATCGCATTCCCTACTACGACATCATCAATGAGGCCCACGATATTGACTGGGCCAACACCCTTAATTTCTCGGCAGAACAGCAGCGAGAGATGACTCAGCTCGCAGCACTTGCCACGAGTGGAGGCCATCCAAAGGCACAACGCATCATCAATACCTGCTGCCAGTGGGCTGAGTATATTGCCAGGGGTCCTCACCAAATCCCGTTACAGAGTGCCTACCAATACCTCCAAACCTGTCTTAAAACCGATATTCCCTTCGAAATTATCGGTATGCAGTTGTATTATCCCAATCAAGACATGTTTGAAATTAATCGGCTCCTGGAGCGGTTTAGCCAGCTTGGCAAACCGATTCACATCACAGAACTAGGGGTTTCCTCTAACACCACTCGGGCTGAGAATACCCCCTTTCCCGATCCTCCTGGACTCTGGCATGGACCTTGGAATGAAAATATCCAAGCTGATTGGGTAGAACAGTTTTATACCCTGTGCTACAGCAAATCCTACATCCAAGCCGTGACTTGGTGGGATCTCGCAGATGGTGGTTTCTGGCCCCATGGTGGGCTACTCAGATCAGATTTTTCGGCCAAGCTAGCGTATCTTCGCCTGAACACTCTGCAGAAACGTTGGTTAGCCCTAGGTGCCTAA
- a CDS encoding ammonium transporter, whose product MSKPIKSRSKNLKRKKRLSPAWQVCLPMTAIVLLFWSVAAVAQEATPPDPTATLTVGLDTVWVLLCAFLVFFMNAGFGMLETGFCRQKNAVNILAKNLVVFALATIAYWAIGFGLMFGDGNPILGTTGWFVSGADNSPAIDNYEGVFSALNWTGVPLFAKFLFQLVFAGTAATIVSGAVAERIKFVSFLIFSLVLTGVLYPITGHWIWGGGWLAGMGFWDFAGSTVVHSVGGWAAFVGAAFLGPRLGRYSQTGATAMPGHNMSIATLGCLILWLGWFGFNPGSTMGVGDGSAIAHVALTTNIAAAFGGVAATFTAWFYLGKPDLSMIINGILAGLVGITAPCAWVTVPWAAVIGLIAGVIVVFAVTIIDGLKIDDPVGAISVHCVCGVWGTLAVGLFSQGPDGLIYGEGGGPAKGLILGGGFEQVIPQIVGIFAVGAFTLVTAAVTWAIIKAVAGLRVPEEEEIKGLDISEHGMEAYSGFLKDAQVQGSRAPSMMR is encoded by the coding sequence ATGTCTAAGCCTATTAAATCGAGGTCAAAAAACCTCAAGCGCAAAAAACGCTTATCTCCTGCTTGGCAAGTATGCTTGCCAATGACAGCAATAGTTTTATTATTCTGGTCCGTGGCGGCCGTTGCTCAAGAAGCAACACCCCCTGACCCCACAGCAACCCTCACCGTTGGCTTGGACACGGTCTGGGTTCTGCTCTGTGCCTTTCTCGTCTTTTTCATGAATGCTGGATTCGGCATGCTTGAAACTGGATTCTGTCGGCAAAAAAATGCCGTCAACATCCTAGCGAAGAACTTAGTTGTATTTGCCCTAGCCACCATTGCTTACTGGGCCATTGGCTTTGGCTTAATGTTTGGTGACGGCAATCCTATCTTAGGAACGACAGGTTGGTTTGTCAGTGGGGCTGATAATAGCCCAGCTATCGACAATTATGAAGGTGTGTTTAGCGCCTTGAACTGGACAGGGGTTCCCCTCTTTGCTAAGTTCCTCTTTCAACTCGTGTTTGCCGGCACAGCGGCCACGATTGTTTCTGGTGCTGTAGCTGAGCGAATCAAGTTTGTTTCTTTCTTGATCTTTAGCTTGGTCCTCACTGGGGTGCTTTATCCCATCACTGGTCACTGGATCTGGGGTGGCGGTTGGTTAGCTGGCATGGGCTTTTGGGACTTTGCCGGTTCTACTGTGGTTCACTCGGTCGGCGGCTGGGCAGCTTTTGTCGGCGCAGCTTTCCTCGGACCTCGGTTAGGCCGCTATTCCCAAACTGGGGCAACTGCCATGCCTGGTCACAATATGAGTATTGCGACTTTGGGTTGTTTGATTCTCTGGTTGGGCTGGTTTGGCTTTAACCCAGGATCCACTATGGGTGTCGGTGATGGGTCTGCCATTGCTCATGTGGCGTTGACGACTAATATTGCGGCTGCTTTTGGTGGCGTTGCTGCGACGTTCACTGCTTGGTTCTACCTGGGAAAGCCTGATTTATCGATGATCATCAACGGTATCTTGGCTGGTCTGGTCGGTATTACAGCTCCTTGTGCTTGGGTGACTGTGCCTTGGGCTGCAGTGATTGGTCTGATTGCTGGGGTGATTGTTGTGTTTGCAGTCACTATCATTGATGGCTTGAAGATTGATGACCCGGTTGGTGCTATCTCTGTTCACTGCGTTTGCGGTGTTTGGGGTACTTTGGCAGTCGGCCTCTTTTCCCAAGGACCGGATGGTCTCATCTATGGCGAAGGCGGCGGTCCTGCGAAGGGGTTAATCCTCGGGGGTGGGTTTGAGCAAGTGATTCCTCAAATCGTTGGCATCTTTGCGGTCGGTGCGTTCACTTTGGTCACTGCAGCGGTTACTTGGGCCATCATCAAGGCGGTTGCTGGACTACGCGTTCCTGAAGAAGAAGAAATCAAGGGTCTCGATATCAGCGAACATGGCATGGAAGCCTACAGTGGATTCCTCAAAGATGCTCAGGTTCAAGGTAGCCGCGCTCCCTCAATGATGCGTTAA
- a CDS encoding O-antigen ligase family protein — MAISSDSQFDDLIPSSADTEAATQSRSLLGILCLGLYFLFTLMPDSHSIMVAWPWVFVWQLAWLCPVLWLVGQLWQRSPIPRLQQGLDWLAALAVIGLLLSTILAVFPNQARWYTGAALGGIAALYCINAWTQTPLRRQRLLVTQGIVSVGFIVTSLFLWVSQTLLPELNRLQSLQQVGVQASYNFSTLELRNWAPFGHQNYVAGYLVLALPLLFGLGWTHPRWRWWWFGSFGLGLIDLYTTSSRGGWLGLLVAGVYLGLVLFRQQGLNRRWLMGGTLASLGIVVVLVLANNRLSSQISNFLQGRSGGDMAYRLITHVAGWKMGLQQPVTGMGPGSVPLAYQAYRPHWAGLEAEHAYQLHGTLPQLWAELGLGGIVPFVLLVAWLVWQGGRYITRAATHQSNLLPQSLLAGLLGYSLVSLTDYQLDNIGISGFIIISLGCLAGFMGTANEATQAHAPSDKRIKSMAGVLLGIVLAFGISVMPIHAAWQLSNQGFAALDQQEIDQFRQRLGDAQAKVPWDPYYSYQLGWNLGEMGFKTKDPKLRNYLIQTATQHFIQGNQATPDQEFGHTNLGWLYLQIDPQKATQEFAQSAELVPAKRGVFFGLGLSLLGQGQTDLAVQAMTLECLRNPIWITSPAWKSPPLQSIYAPVLANLEQSYDQLLQGHQHLDDLNTHLHKGRGSLQWWSGDFEGAQADLDTYGSPLSRALVEVAQSKPGDPIEISPELSKASRNIIQAWVMPDQRASLLTQAWQRGTGTKETKQLVQITLDSMQKARIFQEWLQDYPIVRKYHRQRSGFGVLSRHTDGPNPTDFFLVIDNVVMTEIFNNMMPVPEYFPDLDRALQERRNALLSEVEAISENAMLTSSLIQSGAMD, encoded by the coding sequence ATGGCCATATCCTCAGACTCACAATTTGATGATCTGATCCCCTCTTCTGCGGATACAGAAGCGGCTACCCAGTCGCGATCGCTCCTCGGTATTCTCTGTCTAGGGTTGTATTTTCTATTCACCCTCATGCCGGACAGCCACAGCATTATGGTGGCGTGGCCCTGGGTGTTTGTATGGCAATTGGCCTGGCTTTGTCCCGTCCTTTGGTTAGTGGGACAGCTCTGGCAACGTTCCCCCATCCCTCGTTTACAGCAAGGGCTAGATTGGCTCGCTGCTTTGGCCGTGATTGGCCTGCTTCTATCGACAATTTTGGCCGTATTTCCCAACCAAGCGCGTTGGTACACGGGAGCTGCCCTGGGTGGGATAGCTGCCCTTTACTGCATCAATGCCTGGACACAAACACCCCTGCGCCGTCAGCGATTGCTGGTGACCCAAGGGATAGTGAGTGTTGGTTTCATTGTCACTAGTCTGTTTCTGTGGGTGAGCCAGACATTATTGCCAGAGTTGAATCGACTCCAATCTCTTCAACAAGTAGGAGTGCAAGCCAGCTATAACTTCTCAACCTTAGAACTGCGCAATTGGGCTCCCTTTGGTCATCAAAACTATGTGGCTGGCTATTTAGTTCTGGCCCTGCCCCTTTTATTTGGACTGGGGTGGACCCATCCTCGTTGGCGATGGTGGTGGTTTGGCAGCTTTGGGTTAGGCCTGATCGATCTCTACACCACTAGTTCTAGAGGAGGTTGGTTGGGGCTTTTGGTGGCCGGTGTTTATTTGGGATTGGTCCTCTTTCGGCAACAGGGACTGAACCGTCGCTGGTTAATGGGTGGAACCTTGGCCAGCCTGGGAATTGTTGTCGTTTTAGTCCTTGCCAACAATCGCCTCAGCAGTCAAATCAGTAATTTCTTGCAAGGCCGTTCTGGTGGAGATATGGCCTATCGATTGATTACCCATGTGGCAGGCTGGAAGATGGGGCTTCAACAACCTGTGACGGGGATGGGACCAGGAAGTGTCCCCTTGGCCTATCAGGCCTATCGACCTCACTGGGCGGGCTTAGAAGCAGAACATGCCTATCAGCTCCATGGAACTTTGCCGCAACTCTGGGCCGAGCTAGGTTTAGGGGGGATTGTCCCTTTTGTTCTCTTGGTGGCGTGGCTGGTTTGGCAAGGTGGGCGATACATTACCCGAGCAGCGACACATCAATCTAATTTATTGCCCCAAAGTTTGCTCGCTGGGCTTTTAGGCTACAGTCTTGTTTCCCTCACGGACTACCAGTTAGACAATATTGGCATTAGTGGTTTCATTATCATTAGCCTAGGTTGCCTCGCTGGCTTTATGGGTACGGCAAACGAGGCAACCCAAGCTCATGCGCCCTCTGATAAACGGATCAAATCAATGGCAGGTGTTCTTCTAGGGATTGTCTTGGCCTTTGGAATATCGGTCATGCCCATCCATGCTGCTTGGCAGTTGTCTAACCAAGGATTTGCCGCTTTAGATCAGCAAGAGATCGACCAATTTCGCCAGCGCCTGGGAGATGCCCAAGCTAAGGTCCCATGGGATCCTTATTATTCCTACCAGTTAGGATGGAACTTGGGAGAAATGGGATTTAAAACAAAGGATCCCAAGTTACGAAATTATCTGATTCAAACGGCTACTCAGCATTTTATCCAAGGCAATCAGGCGACTCCTGATCAAGAATTTGGCCATACCAATTTAGGGTGGCTTTACCTACAGATTGATCCACAGAAAGCGACCCAAGAATTTGCCCAGTCTGCAGAATTAGTGCCTGCAAAACGAGGGGTCTTTTTTGGTTTGGGTCTGAGTTTATTAGGTCAGGGCCAAACGGATCTCGCCGTGCAAGCCATGACCTTAGAATGCCTGCGCAATCCCATTTGGATCACGAGTCCCGCTTGGAAGTCACCCCCCTTGCAGTCTATTTATGCTCCGGTCCTTGCTAACTTAGAGCAGAGCTATGACCAATTGCTCCAAGGGCATCAGCATTTGGATGATTTGAATACCCATCTTCATAAAGGTAGAGGCAGTTTGCAGTGGTGGAGTGGCGACTTCGAGGGTGCTCAAGCCGATCTCGACACCTATGGTAGCCCCCTCAGTCGAGCTTTGGTAGAGGTGGCTCAGAGTAAGCCAGGAGATCCCATTGAGATTTCTCCAGAATTATCGAAGGCCTCTCGCAATATCATCCAAGCTTGGGTCATGCCGGATCAACGAGCGTCATTGTTGACTCAGGCCTGGCAGAGGGGAACTGGTACGAAAGAGACGAAGCAACTAGTGCAAATTACTTTAGACAGTATGCAGAAGGCTCGAATCTTCCAAGAATGGTTACAAGACTATCCCATCGTGCGCAAATACCATCGACAACGATCTGGTTTTGGGGTTTTGAGTCGTCATACTGATGGTCCTAATCCGACAGACTTTTTTCTGGTCATTGATAATGTAGTTATGACCGAAATTTTTAATAACATGATGCCTGTGCCTGAATATTTCCCTGATTTAGATCGGGCCTTGCAAGAGCGCCGTAATGCTTTGTTGTCAGAGGTTGAAGCCATATCAGAGAATGCTATGCTGACCTCATCGCTGATTCAAAGTGGTGCAATGGATTAG
- a CDS encoding SpoIID/LytB domain-containing protein encodes MICSQFKIFGFSSVPSAVLLLTISLGGLIAGSCDRQTTVRSTSSVQPVRPSAPVIPTPELTTLVPTQPPPSAAIKSPVSAPPTKTKPAAPFPKSTSKASSYQANQVKALALPPKPTQASPRVPIRVAIAQQSSYLVIGSSTPATVVDQQGQAVKKLVPAAAENFMVQGGQMRIGSQNAPNVVWIKPESATGLVYVSGRWYRGAVQVIANNGKLTGVNHLDMESYLYSVVGSEMPASWPLEALKSQAIAARSYALAHIARPANPLFDLGDTQRWQAYKGIETETGSTLAAVEETAGIVLSHNGAVVESLYAASDQIVREVHKGFGMSQNGANQLAQRQYNYQQILAHFYPGTRLAWLQFSS; translated from the coding sequence ATGATTTGCTCTCAATTTAAGATTTTTGGGTTCAGCTCTGTTCCCAGTGCTGTTCTATTGCTGACCATCAGTCTTGGAGGGCTCATCGCGGGTAGCTGTGATCGTCAAACTACAGTCCGATCAACATCAAGCGTTCAACCCGTCAGACCTTCAGCACCAGTCATTCCAACACCAGAGTTAACCACTTTGGTGCCGACGCAACCGCCTCCAAGTGCAGCGATAAAGAGCCCTGTTTCCGCACCTCCTACGAAGACCAAGCCAGCTGCGCCTTTCCCAAAATCTACGAGCAAGGCCTCTTCATATCAGGCCAATCAGGTGAAGGCGCTGGCGTTACCTCCAAAACCCACTCAAGCGTCCCCCCGAGTTCCGATTCGAGTTGCGATCGCACAGCAGTCCTCCTACTTAGTCATTGGATCCTCCACCCCCGCCACCGTGGTTGATCAGCAAGGTCAAGCCGTCAAAAAACTAGTGCCTGCCGCCGCCGAGAACTTTATGGTCCAAGGCGGACAGATGCGCATTGGCTCTCAGAATGCTCCCAACGTCGTGTGGATTAAACCTGAATCTGCCACAGGTCTCGTCTATGTTTCGGGTCGTTGGTACCGAGGAGCCGTCCAGGTGATTGCCAATAACGGCAAACTCACAGGCGTCAACCATCTCGATATGGAGTCCTACCTCTATAGCGTTGTGGGTTCAGAGATGCCGGCATCATGGCCCCTGGAAGCCCTTAAATCTCAGGCGATTGCCGCCCGCTCCTACGCTCTCGCCCATATTGCACGTCCAGCGAATCCCTTATTTGATCTGGGGGATACTCAACGATGGCAAGCCTATAAAGGCATCGAAACCGAAACGGGTTCTACCTTAGCTGCGGTCGAAGAAACCGCAGGCATTGTGCTATCCCACAACGGCGCAGTGGTGGAATCTCTCTACGCAGCCTCGGATCAAATTGTACGAGAGGTTCATAAAGGGTTTGGCATGAGCCAAAATGGCGCCAATCAATTGGCTCAACGACAATATAATTACCAGCAAATTCTGGCTCACTTTTATCCCGGCACTCGCTTAGCGTGGCTGCAGTTTTCTTCTTAG
- a CDS encoding murein L,D-transpeptidase family protein, with the protein MKLSTKRLLFVGIFLLACVGLYGVFSKLGLVFSLTHFPEVLCGEKCAPKGLHQPPVGDGLINGDQAIATLMNLSTLDSEKITLLIEKSKFRLTVYYDQKPLKSYPVVLGSAPTGDKLREGDRKTPEGLFQIQDKYPHPSWSKFLWINYPTADSWRKHLDAKRQGKIKVSDTVGSEIGIHGVPVGSNHLVDQRQNWTWGCISLKNQDVDELYGVVSKGTWIEILP; encoded by the coding sequence ATGAAGCTATCCACCAAGAGACTCCTATTCGTTGGGATTTTCTTGCTAGCTTGTGTGGGCTTATATGGTGTGTTTAGCAAGCTGGGATTAGTTTTTTCCCTCACTCATTTTCCTGAGGTTTTATGTGGTGAAAAGTGTGCTCCTAAGGGATTACATCAGCCTCCCGTGGGCGATGGCCTGATCAATGGAGATCAGGCCATCGCAACCCTCATGAATCTCTCTACCCTAGACTCTGAAAAAATCACCCTTCTGATCGAAAAATCTAAATTTAGACTGACCGTTTACTACGATCAAAAACCCCTCAAGTCCTATCCTGTGGTGTTGGGTAGTGCACCGACAGGAGACAAGTTACGAGAAGGCGATCGCAAAACACCCGAAGGTCTGTTTCAAATCCAAGACAAATATCCCCATCCCAGCTGGTCAAAATTTCTCTGGATTAATTATCCAACCGCCGACTCTTGGCGCAAACACCTGGACGCCAAACGTCAGGGCAAAATCAAGGTTAGCGATACCGTTGGTAGCGAAATTGGTATTCATGGGGTGCCAGTCGGATCGAATCATTTAGTGGATCAGCGTCAGAACTGGACTTGGGGCTGTATTTCTCTCAAAAATCAAGATGTGGATGAGTTATATGGAGTTGTGAGCAAAGGGACTTGGATTGAGATTTTGCCTTAG
- a CDS encoding IS1634 family transposase, which translates to MYSPQEIDVQDIDHLGIIAGIVDEIGIVEIVDRLLGTHEQENVSCGQVVKALILNGMGFLSAPLYLFSEFFESKATEHLLGQGVLPEHLNDTRIGRVLDKLYAYGVTQIFIHVAMAVVQKFDVALRCAHLDATSLSVEGQYLDKPQVEASDESPSAPESPSPALAESEEPIPVKITYGYSRDNRRDLKQFVLNLLVSGDGGIPLFLQVGNGNDADKSTFVPIIHEFKQQWSQQQPEVIVADSALYSADNLQALGSTSWISRVPASSTAAQDLLQGLPGSQFHPSALNGYSFVEVCSTYGEIQQRWLVVESKARRDSGLKQVQKRIDQAFSQKTTALKTLCKQTFLCPADALAAAQDFGKILRYHTLDDLKIHKKPHYSKAGRPTKATVVTHYTYSIEATLTLNEPVIERYRRQAGRFILATNLLEQEQWSNDDILREYKNQQACEGGFRFIKDPLFFASSVFLKTPRRIAALAMIMALCLMVYSLGQRQLRNALEQVQTTLPNQKGKQTMKPTLRWILQCFQAVHLVWLDGAKHLIKLNSRQQLILPFLGKGCKKYYLLC; encoded by the coding sequence ATGTATTCACCTCAAGAGATAGACGTTCAGGATATTGACCATCTCGGTATTATTGCCGGTATCGTCGATGAGATCGGCATTGTCGAAATAGTGGATCGATTATTAGGTACTCACGAGCAAGAGAATGTTAGTTGTGGTCAAGTTGTCAAAGCCCTGATTCTAAATGGTATGGGCTTTTTGAGTGCTCCATTGTACTTATTTAGTGAGTTTTTCGAAAGCAAAGCAACCGAGCACTTACTCGGTCAAGGTGTACTGCCAGAGCACCTCAACGATACCCGTATCGGTCGAGTCCTCGACAAGCTCTATGCCTATGGTGTGACCCAGATATTTATCCATGTGGCAATGGCAGTCGTTCAGAAATTCGATGTAGCTCTAAGGTGTGCGCATCTAGATGCGACAAGCCTTAGTGTTGAGGGGCAATACTTAGATAAACCACAGGTTGAGGCGTCAGACGAATCCCCCTCTGCACCTGAGTCCCCCTCCCCTGCACTGGCTGAATCAGAGGAGCCGATACCCGTGAAAATCACCTACGGCTACTCACGGGACAATCGTCGTGATCTCAAGCAGTTTGTATTGAACCTACTGGTGAGTGGGGACGGGGGTATTCCTTTATTTTTACAAGTGGGCAACGGTAATGATGCGGACAAAAGTACGTTTGTGCCTATCATCCATGAATTTAAGCAACAGTGGAGTCAGCAACAGCCAGAGGTGATTGTTGCTGATAGTGCCCTCTACAGTGCCGACAATCTGCAAGCATTAGGAAGTACATCTTGGATTAGCCGAGTTCCAGCAAGTTCAACGGCAGCCCAAGACTTATTACAAGGGCTGCCGGGTTCACAGTTTCACCCCAGTGCTCTCAACGGCTATAGCTTTGTCGAAGTATGTAGTACCTATGGAGAGATTCAACAACGGTGGCTGGTGGTTGAAAGTAAAGCTCGCAGAGACTCTGGACTCAAACAAGTGCAAAAGCGGATTGATCAGGCGTTTAGCCAAAAAACTACTGCACTTAAAACCCTCTGCAAACAGACCTTCTTGTGCCCTGCAGATGCTTTAGCTGCAGCCCAAGATTTTGGCAAAATCCTCAGGTATCACACCCTTGACGATCTCAAAATCCACAAAAAACCTCATTATTCAAAGGCTGGACGACCGACAAAAGCAACGGTTGTGACTCACTACACCTATTCTATTGAGGCTACCTTAACCCTCAATGAGCCAGTCATCGAACGCTATCGGCGGCAAGCAGGTCGTTTCATCTTAGCCACCAATCTCTTGGAACAAGAGCAATGGAGCAATGATGATATTCTGCGCGAGTATAAGAACCAGCAGGCGTGTGAAGGAGGCTTTCGCTTTATCAAAGATCCACTCTTCTTTGCCTCTAGTGTTTTCCTGAAGACACCTCGGCGTATCGCTGCCTTAGCCATGATCATGGCCTTGTGTTTGATGGTCTACAGCTTAGGACAACGACAGTTAAGAAATGCACTAGAACAAGTACAAACAACTCTCCCTAATCAGAAGGGGAAACAAACTATGAAACCTACGTTACGTTGGATTCTCCAATGCTTTCAGGCCGTCCATTTAGTTTGGCTTGATGGTGCCAAGCATCTCATCAAGCTCAACAGCAGGCAGCAACTTATCTTGCCGTTCCTTGGGAAGGGCTGTAAAAAATATTATCTGCTCTGCTAG
- a CDS encoding DUF4342 domain-containing protein: MSEPSDQVPMKDATPSDPNRVEEFKLSSGSVMDKVKELVKKGNVRKIIIKTDAGRSLMEIPLSVGMGVGAVGIITAPLLTVLGVVGVFAARLTIVIEKSLE, translated from the coding sequence ATGAGTGAACCCAGCGATCAGGTCCCTATGAAAGATGCCACCCCTAGCGATCCTAATCGGGTTGAAGAATTCAAACTCAGCAGTGGCTCAGTGATGGATAAGGTAAAAGAGCTTGTCAAAAAAGGTAATGTCCGCAAAATTATCATTAAAACCGATGCCGGACGTTCCTTAATGGAGATTCCCCTTTCCGTAGGCATGGGGGTTGGCGCTGTCGGCATCATCACAGCTCCCTTATTGACCGTGTTGGGAGTCGTGGGTGTTTTCGCAGCACGCCTTACTATTGTTATAGAGAAATCGCTGGAATAG